Proteins encoded together in one Flavobacteriales bacterium window:
- a CDS encoding histidine phosphatase family protein — MRTLLLTRHAKSSWDDPRQSDFDRPLNPRGERDAPTMAERFVHRGSPTPLLVSSTARRAWQTAQAFAAALGIPERAIVPMPNAYHAVEDTLLDIVQALPDAADTVMLFGHNPGISAFAYDLCGATGEMATCHTVCLELDVDRWADVGRGTARLLWEDFPKLH, encoded by the coding sequence ATGCGCACGCTCCTGCTCACCCGCCACGCCAAGAGCAGCTGGGACGATCCGCGGCAGAGCGACTTCGACCGCCCGCTGAACCCGCGCGGCGAACGCGACGCCCCGACGATGGCGGAGCGCTTCGTGCATCGCGGATCGCCCACTCCCCTGCTGGTGAGCAGCACCGCGCGCCGCGCCTGGCAGACCGCACAGGCCTTCGCCGCTGCGTTGGGGATCCCCGAACGGGCCATCGTGCCGATGCCCAACGCCTACCACGCCGTCGAGGACACCCTGCTGGACATCGTGCAGGCGCTGCCCGACGCTGCCGACACTGTGATGCTCTTCGGCCACAATCCGGGCATCAGCGCCTTTGCCTACGACCTATGCGGGGCCACGGGCGAGATGGCCACCTGCCATACGGTATGCTTGGAACTGGATGTGGACCGCTGGGCCGATGTGGGCCGCGGAACGGCGCGCCTCCTGTGGGAGGACTTCCCGAAACTGCACTGA